A window of the Bacteroidota bacterium genome harbors these coding sequences:
- a CDS encoding carboxylate-amine ligase (ATP-dependent carboxylate-amine ligase): protein MRPSFTLGIEEEFQTIDPITRDLRSHINAEIIAKGKLRLQERVKPEMHQSVIEVGTGICKNIKEAKEEVFELRRN, encoded by the coding sequence ATGCGGCCAAGTTTCACGCTGGGGATTGAAGAAGAATTTCAGACGATTGATCCGATTACGCGCGACCTGCGCTCGCATATTAATGCCGAGATTATTGCCAAAGGAAAGTTGCGCCTGCAAGAACGTGTGAAGCCGGAAATGCATCAATCGGTGATCGAAGTCGGGACGGGCATCTGCAAGAATATCAAAGAAGCGAAGGAGGAAGTGTTCGAACTCCGGCGCAACA